The proteins below come from a single Plasmodium vivax scf_7133 genomic scaffold, whole genome shotgun sequence genomic window:
- a CDS encoding hypothetical protein (encoded by transcript PVX_125726A), whose amino-acid sequence MHYQYWIYHEVKEMFKNESDYEHVYAIVKKFSDIEKEINVKSKNYGCRYYFHHKDIKELKDKMEEKYLYDYFKNHASIKTKKTCEHVTLNKYKEYLNSIKNLFTKHTQDDCCFYRDCHSYINCDDMYNPDKLISKLTSNNNESCENLEKEDASLKSGNEAASGSSNENDKIPFYFMKCKFEEKGVYTGCALVETHLEDTGKSASSGTSGKNPNSENSAEGKDTTSPEKEDLRWKLGTRRVPHKSNTGEENAYDVIEYSDELHENKITIRRKDFGTYKLQTGKSESYEAFLENIEKLNFKTDDGNPEGIPNGVTFLGKTIKELDKNNIFNMLNNSYVRFGMSSALGLGIFILLFVYFKVKRNSIL is encoded by the coding sequence ATGCACTATCAGTACTGGATATATCATGAAGTTAAGGAAATGTTCAAAAATGAATCAGATTATGAGCATGTGTATGCTATAGTAAAGAAATTTTCTGACATAGAGAAAgaaattaatgtaaaatcTAAAAACTATGGTTGTCGTTATTATTTCCATCATAAAGACattaaagaattaaaagataaaatggaagagaaatatttgtatgattattttaaaaaccatGCGAGTATTAAGACAAAAAAGACATGTGAACACGTTAcgttaaataaatataaagaatatcTGAAttctattaaaaatttatttacaaaacaCACGCAAGACGATTGTTGTTTCTATAGAGACTGTCATAGCTATATTAATTGTGATGATATGTATAACCCTGATAAATTAATATCTAAATTGACATCTAATAATAACGAATCATGCGAAAATTTAGAAAAGGAAGATGCTTCTTTGAAATCTGGAAATGAAGCTGCTTCCGGTAGCTCCaatgaaaatgataaaatcccattttattttatgaagtGTAAATTTGAGGAAAAGGGTGTATATACAGGGTGTGCTCTCGTTGAAACCCACCTTGAAGATACTGGTAAGTCAGCTAGCAGTGGAACAAGTGGGAAAAATCCCAATTCGGAGAATTCTGCAGAAGGAAAGGACACAACTTCCCCTGAAAAAGAAGACTTAAGATGGAAATTGGGTACAAGAAGAGTACCTCATAAATCTAATACCGGAGAAGAAAATGCTTATGATGTTATCGAATACAGCGATGAATTACATGAAAATAAGATAACTATAAGGAGGAAGGATTTTGGTACTTACAAACTACAGACTGGAAAATCGGAATCTTATGAAGCgtttttagaaaatattgaaaaattaaattttaaaactgATGATGGTAATCCTGAAGGTATTCCAAACGGTGTAACATTTCTTGGGAAAACTATAAAAGAGcttgataaaaataatatattcaatATGTTAAACAATAGTTATGTTCGCTTTGGCATGTCAAGTGCTTTAGGCTTGGGAATATTCATTCTTTTATTCGTTTATTTTAAGGTAAAAAGGAATTCTATTTTATGA